The Qingshengfaniella alkalisoli sequence GTTACGCCGGGAAAGAAGAAGATAATGTAGAGCACCAAATCCACCTTGGCCTGATTTTTCGGCTGCCAGAGACGGTACAGGAAATCACCGCGTACGTGTCCGCCTCGCGACAGCGTATAGGCACCACCCATCATGAACAGCGTGCCGTACATGATGAATGATACGTCCAGCGCCCAGGCGGTGGGGTTGTTCAGAACGTACCGGACAAAGACCTCGTAGCCGGTGCCGACCGCCATCAGGACAATCAGCCAGGCGAAGGCCTTGCCAAACCATGCCGACAAGGTGTCGGCGAAACGTATGAAGCCGATCACAGAATTGCTCCGCAGATTGGGAGCACCCCCGGATTGCACGGGGGCGCTAAGACATCACATCTTCAACTTGCCGGGGAAGTAGTGCTCGTACGCAAGCGCATAGTCGGGGGCGTTCATCAACTCGTAGAAAGTGACTTGTTCAACCCATTCCCGCTGGCTGTCGAGGCACTTCTTCATGAAGGGATCCGATTCCAGTTCGGGGATCAACTCGTCCCAAGCCTGAAGCTGCGCATCCAGGATTTCCTGCGATGTTCGATGTACCGTCACACCCGCTTCGTTCTGAAGCCACTGGAGGTCAGCGGAATAGACCCGCATAGCTTTGGCGGTGTTTGCCGTGGATGCCGCTTCCACACCATGCACGAGGATCGCTTTCAGGTCGGGCTCCATATCGTCCATGACGAATTTAGAGAACAGGAACTCAAAGCTTTCCGACGCTTGGTGGTAGGATGACAGGAAGTAGTTCTTTGCCACGTCCTGTGCGCCGAAATCCTTGTCCGAGGTCGGGTTGTTGAACTCGAACGCGTCAATCACACCCCGTTCCATCGCGGGCACAATTTCCCCGCCCGGTAGCTGTGCGACGCTCATCCCCATGGATTGAAGCAAATCCGCAGCAAGTCCGACGGTGCGATACTTGAAGCCCTCGATGTCTGCGACCGTGGTCACCGGGTCCTTGAACCAGCCAAATGGCTGTGCGGGCATCGGAAAGCCAAGGTAGCCATCAATGTCCAGCCCCATAACGTCCTGTGTGAGTTCGTCGTAAAGTGCCTTGCCGCCGCCTTCATAGAACCAGCTTAGCATCGTGGTGGCGGAACCGCCAAACACAGGGCCTGTCCCGAAAAGCGATGCCGCCTTGTTCTTGCCGTACCAATAGACCGGGACAGAATGCGCTGCGTCTATCACCCCGTCATGAACAGCATCCAGTACCTGAAATGCCCCGACTACGGCACCTGCAGGCAGCAGGTCTATCTGCAATCGTCCGCCGGACATTGCCTGTACCCGGTCCGCGTAATCCTGCGCAAATTCCTGCCAGATGTTTGATGCGGGCCAAGATGTCTGCATCTTGATCACCAGCGGGCTTTGGGCCAGTACTGCGGGTGCAGCCAGCGCCCCTGCCGTTGCCGTGCCCCCGGCCAGAGCCGAGCGCTTTAGAAAGGACCGGCGGTCCATCTTAGTCTTGTCAGCCATTTTTTCCTCCCTTGCGATCGCAGGCGCGATTTCGCACGTCTGCGTCTGTAACGATTACGCAACGTGACAGGGGTTCAAGTCAATGATTTTGCAAATACTTGACCGAAAACCGACGGAAAAATCAGAAATAGGGCTGACCGTTCACCGTCAGATAGCACGCATAAAGCGACGTCGTGCCGGTGATATAGAGCCGATTGCGTTTGCGCCCGCCGAAGCAGACATTGGATACTGTTTCCGGGATAAGTATTTTCCCGATCAGGGCGCCTTCCGTGTTCAGGCAATGCACACCATCCGCGGCACTCGCCCATACGCGCCCCGCCGTGTCTAACCGGAAGCCATCATATAGACCATTCTCGCAGGTGCTGAAGACCTCGCCACCGGATAGTGTGTCGTCATTGACTGCGAAACGACGGATGTGACGGGGGCCGCCTTCCACATGGGTTGCGCCGGTGTCGCTGATGAACAGCGTCGTTTCATCGGCTGAAAAAGCCAATCCATTCGGCTTGATTAAGTCATCCGCAACGATGGCAACATCGCGGGTTTGTGGATCAATGCGATAGACGTTGCTCGTACCAATCTCGGATTCGGCCCTGTCGCCTTCATAATCGCTGTCAATGCCATAGGTTGGATCGGTGAACCACACGGCACCATCTGACGAAACGACGACATCATTCGGGGAATTGAACCGCTTGCCTTGATAGCGGTCGGCAAGAACCGTCAGATTGCCATCGTGCTCGGTTCGTGTCACACGCCGACCACCGTGTTCACAGGTGATCAAGCGACCCTGCCTGTCGCGCGTCTGCCCGTTGGAGTTTCGCGATGGCGCGCGCCAGACGGTTGTTTCATTGTTTATCTCGTCGTAGCGCATGATCCGGTCATTCGGTATGTCGCTGAACAACAGATATTGCCCGTCACCGAAATACACCGGCCCCTCCGTCCATCGCGCGCCCGTCCATATCTGGTCAAGATGCGCGTTCTTCAGGCATAGCTTTAGAAAGGTTGGGTCCAACGCATGAACATGCGGCTTGTACAGTGCTTCCAGCGGATTGACGGGCATGGCAGATCCTATCGTTTGTAGGGGGCGATGAGTTTCTCCATCATATCCATCTCGTCATTCGTCAGATCGTCAAGGGGCGCACGCACTGGCCCTACTTCGAATCCTTGCAGTCGAACGCCTGCTTTGATGGCGGAAACAGCGTAACCCTTCCGGCGGTTGCGGATATCCATGAACGGGTAGAAGAAGTCTTTCAAGATGGCTTCGCAGCGAGCCTTGTCACCGCTACGCAGCGACTTGTAGAACTCCACGGCCAAGCCCGGCACGAAGTTGAAAACGGCTGATGAATAGGTTGTGAATCCCGCACCCAGATACGCTTCGGCAAAGAGCTCTGCCGTAGGCATGCCGCCCAGATAGGTCAGCCGGTCGCCCATGGTCGCGGTGACCTGACGGACCAGCCCGATATCACCGGAGCCGTCTTTGAAGCCCACGAGGTTCGGGCAGTCCTCGCAAAGCCGAGCGAGCGTGTCGGCCTGCAAGATGGAATTGTCGCGGTTGTAGACCATCACGCCAAGCCCGGTCGCCTCGCACACTGCCTTGACATGGGCATAAAGCCCCTCTTGTGGTGCGTCGATCAGATAGTGTGGCAGAAGAAGGATGCCATCCCCGCCCGCCTTCTCGACCGACTTGACGATGTCCACGGCCATTGCCGTGCCGTATCCGCAGCCCGAGACAATTGGCGTGTCGCCCGCTGCCTCTTTCGCGGCGGCGACGATATCTGGGATCTCGGAAGGAGCAAGAGAGAAGAACTCTCCGGTGCCACCGGCTGCAAACAACGCGGACGCCTCGAACCCCGACAGCCATTCGACATGTGCCTGATAGGGATCGCGGTTGAATTTTCCATCGGCGCGAAAGGCAGTTACCGGGAACGAAAGCAGCCCCGCACCAAGCGCGGTTTTCAGGTCTTGTGGGTTCATGGAAAGCTCCGTCTGTGCCGGATGATCGCCCGGATTATTGGTCGTGGTGTCTGAGGTCTGATTGAAAGGCGGCCCGGTAGCGGCGTTGACTGCCCCGCAGATGCAGTTCCATCGCGTCTTGTGCGGCCTTTGTGTCCGAGTTGCTGATCGCTTCTGCGATCTGCCGGTGTTCTTCCCCGATCCGTACAAGATAGTCGCCGGGCATCTGCTCGAAACTCGACTTCAGGGTCGCGCGCGGGATGGCTGTTTGTCCCATGACGTCCAGAAACTCAACGAAGCGAGGATTGTTGCTGGCCTGTGCAATCACGCGATGAAAGGTGAGGTCTGCCTCGGTCGTGGGCTCACCGGTATGCGCCAAAGCGACGAATTGTTCATGTGCGTCAAGAATGGCTTCTTCCTGTGCGGGGGACCGTCGCGTCGCCGCGAGGCCGGCAGCCCCGATTTCCACCGCCGCGCGCAGTTCAAGCATCTCGATGATCGCGGACAGCTTGTCGATTTCGACGATCTGAAAGGGCTTCGGTTCAGCTTTGGGCGGTTCCAGAACGAAGACGCCGGCACCTTGGCGCGGCTCGACCAGCCCGTCAGCACGCAGCGCGGCGATGGCTTCCCGGATCACGGTGCGCGACACATCATGAAGCACCGTCAACTGTGCCTCGGGCGGTAGTTTGTCGCCGGGCTGGTAATCTCCTGCCCCAATTTGAGTGCGAAGCGCGTCTGCAACACCTACGACCAAATTACGGCGAGATTTTTTGCCGGTGCTCGTTCCTTTGGTTTGTGTCATAGCGAAACCCTGCTTGAAGCGGTCGCACGCATGTCTTCAGTAATCTCCATCATCGATGACATATCAGATATGTTGACAATGGCAATCCATATTGATCATATAACTTTCGTCAACACTTGGCGCAGTCGAAAAATCCAGGCAGGGGAAAGAGATGAAGCGACTTCTTATAACGGGCGCAGCAGGCGGGTTGGGAAGCGTCATGCGGACCAAACTGGCTCATCTGGCGGATACAGTGCGCTTGTCTGATGTCGCGGATATGGGAACCTCCGCCAGCAATGAAGAGCTGGTCGAATGCGACCTGTCGGACGAACAAGCGGTCAATGAATTGGTCGAAGGCTGTGACGGAATCGTCCATTTCGGAGGGGTGTCGATTGAGCGTCCGTTCCGCCAAATCATGGCCGGAAACATTCATGGTGTTTACAATTTGTATGAAGCGGCCCGCGCTCATGGAATGCCGCGGATCGTTTTTGCTTCTTCAAACCATACGATCGGTTTTCACACTCAGGATACACACCTGCAGGCGGACTGTGTGACAAAGCCGGACTCGCTTTATGGTGTGTCGAAATGCTTCGGTGAATCCATGGCGTCGATGTATCATTCCAAGTTCGGGCAAGAGACGGCCATTGTGCGTATTGGTTCGAGCTTCGAGAAACCGACCAACCACCGCATGATGGCGACATGGTTCAGCTACGATGATTTTACCCGATTGATCGAGCGCGTGTTCAGTGTTCGGAAGTTGGGTTGCCCGATCATCTGGGGTGTATCGGCCAATGACGAGCATTGGTGGGACAACTCGCAGGCGTCTTTCCTTGGCTGGGTGCCCAAGGACAACTCCGAGATTTTCCGTGAGGAGATCGAGGCCAGAAACGAGCGCCCTGACGCAGATAGTTCACAGTCTCGTTGGCAGGGCGGCCATTTTTGCGACGAGCCGATCTACAAGGACTAAGTGTTCTGCGCCACCAGAGGCAGTGTCATAGCGGTGCAATGACGCCTTTGGTCAGCAGGAAACATCCATAGAAGCGGCGCTCGCCTGTTGCGATGACACAGTAGGCTTTCTTCGCCTCTTCGTAGAACGCGAAGCGTTCGATGTCATAAAGCGAACCGTCTTCTCCCTCTGACTCGCGCAAGACGGCTTGCACCTCGCGCTGAACTTCGGGCATCTCGTTGGGCGAACCCATGACTTGCATCCGGCCGACAGATGGCTGGATGGGGCTGTCCAGCGGCAGGACCGATAGTACCGTTTCCATGGCTTCTGCGCTGGTCAGGTTATCCAGCCGCAGCAGCTTTCCGTAAGATGTGTGCCGCGAGACGCCATCAGCCGGAAAGTTGGTATCCACGAGCGCCACCGTCTCGCCATGCCCCATCAGATGAAGTGCGTGCAGCACATCTGCATTCAGGCGCGGGTCGATATTCTTGAGCATCTAGTATCCTTCGTCATTCGCCGTAGGGAATCCAGACATTCTTGTATTCGGTGGCCCGGCGCAAGAACAATTGTCCCTCCGCTGCGGTTGGATCCGTCCAGTCTATGGCGCGGCCGTAATCCACGAAGGTCCGCTTTAGATTGCCCGCAGATTTTTCTTCGACCAGCTTGGACAACTCCGCCGACCCGAACGCCCAAACCGCATCTACATCGTTATGTGCAGCTAGCGTGCCTGCCAGCGACTGGGCGTCGCCTGTGACGATGTTCACGACGCCCGCAGGCACATCCGAGGTTTCCAGCACCTGATAGAAGTCCGTGGCCGACAGTGGATGCGGGGTGCTTGGAATGACAACCACGCGGTTACCCATTGCAATCAGCGGTGCGACAGCTGAAATCAACCCTAGAAGCGGCGCTTCGGGCGGACACACGATACCGACAATCCCGAGCGGGTCGGGGATCGCCAGTGCGACACCGCGCAGAGGGGGCTGGTGGATTGGTCCTTCGAATTTGTCGGCCCATGCCCCATAGGTGAACAGCCGGTCAATGCTTAGCTCGACTTCGGTTTTCGCTGCGGCTGCCGTGGAGCCCGTCATGTCTTTCAGACGGGCCGCGAATTCATCACTTCGTGCCGACAGGTTCTCGGCAATATAGTAGATGATCTGCGCGCGGCTGTGGCCCGGCCTGCTGGGCCAAGATGCGGCTTTGCGGGCGGCCTCCACCGCGTTGCGAATGTCCTTGCGGTTGCCTTCACCGACCTCCGCCAGAACGTTACCTTTGGGTGAATAGATCGGGCGGGAGTAGTTTCCGTCAGGGCGAGCCTGCTTGCCGCCGATAAACAGCTTCGCAGTGCGGTCAACGGCGGCTGGGGCGAAACCCGAAGCGGATGGTTTGGTAGGCGTTGTCGTTGCGCGGGGTTTGTTCTTGGCCCACGCCTTTGGCCTAAGGTAGTCGTAGCAACCTTCGCGCCCGCCCTCGCGACCAAATCCGCTTTCCCGTTTGCCTCCGAAGCCGACAGCGGCGTCCAGCATGTTGGTGCCATTCACCCAGACAACGCCCGCCTCCAGCTTTGCCGCGACTTCCAGCGACAGGTTGATGGATTCACTCCAAACACTTGCGGACAGGCCGTAGCGGCTGTGATTGGCCAGTTGCACTGCCTCATCTGGCGTGCGGAAGGTCATGGAGACTACAACCGGACCGAAGATTTCCTCCGTAGCAACTGTCGCGGTCGGTTGCACATCCGAAAGAAGGGTCGGAGGAAAGAAACAGCCGCCCTTGGGAAGTTCAATCTGTGGCTGATGCAGTTTGGCGCCTTCCTCGACTCCCTGTGCGACCATCCTTTCGATGCGTTCAAGCTGAACGGGCGCGACGATCGCGGCCATGTCGATAGATTTGTCCAAGGGCTGGCCAACGCGTAGATAGTCCATGCGGGCGCGCAAGCGTTTCAGGAAGGTCTCTGCCACGCCTTCCTGCACCAGGATTCGCGACCCCGCACAGCAGACCTGCCCCTGATTGAACCAGATCGCATCGACCACGCCTTCGACGGCAGCATCGAGATCGGCATCCTCGAACACGATGAATGGAGATTTGCCCCCCAGTTCCAGCGTCAGCGATTTGCCGGAGCCAGCCGTGACTTTGCGGATGTGGCGCCCGACCTCGGTGGAGCCGGTGAAGGCCACCTTGTCGATCCCGTCATGTTCGACCAGCGCCGCGCCGGTCTTGCCGTCACCTGTCACAATGTTAAGCACGCCATCCGGCAGGCCTGCAACCTGGGACAACTCCGCAAACAGCAGTGCAGTGAGAGGGGTGAATTCGGCGGGTTTCAGAACGACAGTGTTGCCCATCGCCAGCGCCGGTGCGATCTTCCACGCCAGCATGAGCAGCGGGAAGTTCCAGGGGATGACCTGGCCGACCACGCCAACAGGCTGGTGGTCAGAAAACTCGCTGCCCATCAATTGAGCCCATCCAGCATGGTGATAGAAATGCCGCGCGGCCAGTGGCACGTCGATATCGCGGGTCTCGCGCACCGGTTTGCCGTTGTCGAGCGACTCGACCACGGCCAATAGCCTTGCATTGCGCTGGATGGTGCGGGCGAGGGCGTATAGATGCCGGGCGCGTTGATGCCCGGTCAGTGCGGCCCATGATTTCTGGGCTTTGCGCGCTTCCTTGACCGCCTTGTCGACGTCGCTGCCGTCGCCTTGTGCGATTGATGCCAGAACGGCCCCGGTGGCAGGCTCGGACGTCTCGAAAGTTTCGCCCTTGGGCTTGGTGAAACTGCCGCCGATAAAGTGTCCGAATGTGCCGCCATGCCGATTCAGCCAATCGCGTGCAGGGGCATCATCTTCCGGGGCTGGGCCGTAATCCATGCTGTCGAAATACTCTGCTACGTTCATGGCTTATCCGATCGGGTGACGGGTATGGGCGCTATAGGCGCCGGTGATGTGGTGTTCGAGCTGGCGCTCAATATCGGCCAGCAGGCTGGACGCACCAATGCGGAACAGGTCGGGTTCCAGCCATGGGCGGCCCAGTTCTTCCTTCATCAATGTTTGGTAAAGCATTACATCCTTGGCGGTGGATATTCCGCCTGCGGGTTTGTAGCCGATGCGAATGCCCGTGAGTTCGTTGTAGCGCCGGATCGCGCGCAACATGATCAGCGTAACAACCGGTGTTGCGTTGACGCCTTCCTTGCCGGTAGAGGTTTTGATGAAATCCGCGCCTGCCATCATGCAGACCATGCTGGCTTTTGCGACATTGCGCAGCGTTTTAAGATCCCCCGTAGCGAGGATAGCCTTGACGTGGGCGTCTCCACAGGCCGCACGGTAGTCGCGCATCTCGTCATATAGCGCCTGCCAGTTTCCGGTCAGCACATGTTCGCGCGTGATGACAATGTCGATCTCGTCTGCGCCGTCCTTAACCGAGGCCTCGATTTCACGCAGCTTTGTGTCATGCGGGGACAGGCCAGCGGGGAAGCCGGTAGATACCGCTGCAACAGGGATACCTGTGCCCTTCAATGCCTGCGCCGCTGTCGCGACAAAGCGATGATAGACGCAAATGGCCCCGGTGGTGATATGGCGATCTGTCATGCCTAGCGCGTCCAGCAGATCGGCCCGCAGCGGATGTGCAGCCTTGGCGCACAGGCGCTTGACCCGTCCTGCCGTGTCGTCGCCGTTCAGGGTAGTCAAATCGATGCAGGTGATTGCTTTAAGAAGCCACGCGGCCTGCGCATCCTTTTTCACACTGCGTCGACCGGGCAGGGACGCGACGCGACGCTCGGCGGCGGAAAGGTTCACGCGGATCCCTTCAATCTCGGAGATGTCGAGCGGGATTCCCGGATTGCGTCGATGCGTCAGATCCCCCCCATGCTGTCGGGTCAGCGCGGTGTGGTCGCGATTATCCTGATGAGACGTGTCCATAGCGGTGCTGCCTTCCGTCAATGGGTCACCGCAATTCTAGCGGCATTTTTCGTTGAGAGCTAATCATCTCTCGTGTTATTATACAAACATAAATGTAATAATTATAACATCGGGGCGCACATGACGCGCGGACAGGTGGATCGGCTGGATCGCCTCCAGCAGCTACTTGGACAACAAAAAAGCCTTCGCTTGCGAGAAGCAGCCGAGTTGCTTGGGGTGTCCGAAATGACAATACGCCGCGATCTGGCGGATCACGCGGACAGGTTCACCTACCTGGGCGGGCATATCCTGGAGGCGGAAGTTGAACGGCTTCCATACGGCTTGGCCGAGGCCGCGCGTAAGAACGAAGTGGCCAAGCGTGCTGCCTGCGCCCAATGTATGCCGCTGCTGCGGGGTGGCGAGACAATCTTCGTCGATTGCGGCACGACACTTGTCCATCTGGTTGACGCCGTTCCGCCCGGACTGAAGCTCACGGTTGTTTGTTATGCGCTGAACGTGGCGGAGCGCGTGGTCCGCAATACGTCGCTTTCCCTGATCCTCCTGGGCGGGAAATATCAAAGCGCGTCGGCCTCTTTTGCTGCGCTGCCCGGGGAATCCAGTTTCCAGCATCTGGCAATCAATGCCTGTTTTCTTTCGGCTGCGGGGTTAGACGACGCCCTTGGCGCGAGCTGTGTTGGATTTCACGAGGCTGCATGGAAGATCGCGGCCATGAAGAAATCCAGTCGGAACTATCTCGTTATTGACCGTTCCAAACTGGGTCAGGTGCATCCCGCCGTGTTTGCGCAGCGAGACGATTTCACAACGGTTATCACAGAGACCGGCACTTATCGGTAAAAACCTGCAAAGGCTGTATTTCGACTTGTAAAAATTTGTGTGCTCTGAAACTCTACGCGCGATAAGGGCTGGAATGGCCCGTTACGCGTTCAGGAGTGGGACATGGCATTTTCCAAAGACGAGATGCGGCAAAAGCTGACAGGCATCTCGGGTATTCTGGTGACACCCTATGACGAGGCGGACGAGATTGCCCCCGATGCCTTGGCCCCAATAATCGAACATGTCGTTGACACTGGTGTGCATATCCCCGTCGTGAACGGCAACACCGGTGAATTCTACGCCCTGACCACCGATGAAGCCGTCACGATGGTCCATGCCGTATGCCGTATGGTGGATGGTCGTGCGCCAGTGCTTGCGGGAATTGGGCGAGGTATCCGCGACGCAACGCGTTTGGCAGAGGAATCCGCGAGGGCAGGGGCGTCCGCGCTGATGATCCATCAGCCGCCTGATCCTTTCGTTGCACCCCGCGGAATAGTCGATTATGTCCGACAAATATCGGAAGCCTCCAGCGGCCTGCCCATCGTGCTTTATCTTCGCAATGACGCGATCGGGCTGGACGGCATCAAGGCGCTGTGTGCAATCGACGGTGTGATCGGGGTCAAATGGGCATCACCAAATCCGACCAAGCTGGCAGCCGCTATCGAAGCCTGCGATCCGTCGATCGTGTGGGTCGGTGGGCTGGCAGAGGTCTGGGCGCCGATCTTTTATTCCGTGGGCGCACGCGGCTTCACGTCCGGCCTAATCAACGTCTGGCCGGAACGCTCGCTCGATATCCATGCTGCGCTGGAGGCCAGCGACTATGCCAAGGCGCGTTCGCTGATCGCGGACATGGCAGCATTCGAGGAAATTCGCGCAGAAGAATTGAACGGCACGAATGTCACGGGTGTAAAAGCCGCGCTGCAGGCATTAGGTCGAGACTGCGGGCCGACGCGTCCGCCATCGGCCTGGCCGCTGACCGATACGCAACAGGCGAAACTAGACACATTCCTGAAGGCCAGCGGTCTGCTGGCCTGATCTTCTCACAGACTAGCAAAGAGACGCAGATATGGACGGGACCACACCGAACTTCACGCCGCATGGCAAACATCTGATCGCGGGCGAATGGGTCGCTGGCGAGACGACGTTCTCGTCGGAACCGGCGCATGGTCAGGCGTTTGACTATGCCGTTGGCACCCCCGCGCTTGTGGATCAGGCCGCCAAGGCCGCCGAGGATGCCTTCTGGAGCTATGGCTACAGCAGCCGCGAGGAACGCGCGAGATTTCTGGAAACCATCGCGGACGAGATCGAGGCACGCGGCGCCCAGATCACCGAGATCGGCACATCCGAAACCGGGCTGCCCGAGGGTCGTCTGGAAGGCGAGCGCGGGCGCACGACTGGCCAGCTGCGCCTGTTCGCATCGCATATCCGCGACGGTGCCTATCTGGATCGCCGTCATGACGAAGCGCTGCCCGAACGCCAGCCGCTGCCTCGCCCCGACCTGCGCATGATCCAGCGCCCGATCGGTCCGGTTGCGGTCTTTGGCGCGTCGAACTTCCCGCTGGCATTTTCCACGGCTGGCGGCGACACGGCGGCCGCGCTCGCGGCTGGGTGCCCCGTCGTGGTCAAAGGTCACTCCGCCCATCCGGGCACAGGTGAGATCGTGGCCGAAGCGATCAAGGCTGCCGTCGAAAAATGCGATATGCCGAAAGGCGTGTTTTCCTTGATCCAGGGTGGACGTCGCGATGTCGGCCAGGCACTGGTGCAGCACCCCTTGATCAAGGCAGTCGGCTTCACCGGTTCGCTCGGAGGCGGCCGCGCGCTGTTCGATCTGTGTGCACAACGTGAGGAACCCATTCCGTTCTTCGGCGAGCTCGGTTCCGTCAACCCGATGTTCGTTCTGCCCGAAGCACTGTCCGCGCGCGGTGCAGACATCGGCAAGGGCTGGGCAGGGTCGTTGACCATGGGCGCAGGCCAGTTCTGCACCAATCCCGGTATTGCGGTGATCCCCGAGGGTGCCGTAGGTGATGCCCTGATCGAAGCGACGGTTGCTGGGCTGAAAGAAGCTTCTG is a genomic window containing:
- a CDS encoding TRAP transporter small permease subunit; protein product: MIGFIRFADTLSAWFGKAFAWLIVLMAVGTGYEVFVRYVLNNPTAWALDVSFIMYGTLFMMGGAYTLSRGGHVRGDFLYRLWQPKNQAKVDLVLYIIFFFPGVTALILAGWKYAARSWQYAEVSVNSPAGVPIYQFKTVIVVAGLLLFVQGIAQVMRCLLCIKTNEWLQAEEDVFETEDLLMKQAQEAEKDAHP
- a CDS encoding TRAP transporter substrate-binding protein, which encodes MADKTKMDRRSFLKRSALAGGTATAGALAAPAVLAQSPLVIKMQTSWPASNIWQEFAQDYADRVQAMSGGRLQIDLLPAGAVVGAFQVLDAVHDGVIDAAHSVPVYWYGKNKAASLFGTGPVFGGSATTMLSWFYEGGGKALYDELTQDVMGLDIDGYLGFPMPAQPFGWFKDPVTTVADIEGFKYRTVGLAADLLQSMGMSVAQLPGGEIVPAMERGVIDAFEFNNPTSDKDFGAQDVAKNYFLSSYHQASESFEFLFSKFVMDDMEPDLKAILVHGVEAASTANTAKAMRVYSADLQWLQNEAGVTVHRTSQEILDAQLQAWDELIPELESDPFMKKCLDSQREWVEQVTFYELMNAPDYALAYEHYFPGKLKM
- a CDS encoding SMP-30/gluconolactonase/LRE family protein, whose amino-acid sequence is MPVNPLEALYKPHVHALDPTFLKLCLKNAHLDQIWTGARWTEGPVYFGDGQYLLFSDIPNDRIMRYDEINNETTVWRAPSRNSNGQTRDRQGRLITCEHGGRRVTRTEHDGNLTVLADRYQGKRFNSPNDVVVSSDGAVWFTDPTYGIDSDYEGDRAESEIGTSNVYRIDPQTRDVAIVADDLIKPNGLAFSADETTLFISDTGATHVEGGPRHIRRFAVNDDTLSGGEVFSTCENGLYDGFRLDTAGRVWASAADGVHCLNTEGALIGKILIPETVSNVCFGGRKRNRLYITGTTSLYACYLTVNGQPYF
- the kdgD gene encoding 5-dehydro-4-deoxyglucarate dehydratase, coding for MNPQDLKTALGAGLLSFPVTAFRADGKFNRDPYQAHVEWLSGFEASALFAAGGTGEFFSLAPSEIPDIVAAAKEAAGDTPIVSGCGYGTAMAVDIVKSVEKAGGDGILLLPHYLIDAPQEGLYAHVKAVCEATGLGVMVYNRDNSILQADTLARLCEDCPNLVGFKDGSGDIGLVRQVTATMGDRLTYLGGMPTAELFAEAYLGAGFTTYSSAVFNFVPGLAVEFYKSLRSGDKARCEAILKDFFYPFMDIRNRRKGYAVSAIKAGVRLQGFEVGPVRAPLDDLTNDEMDMMEKLIAPYKR
- a CDS encoding FadR/GntR family transcriptional regulator, with translation MTQTKGTSTGKKSRRNLVVGVADALRTQIGAGDYQPGDKLPPEAQLTVLHDVSRTVIREAIAALRADGLVEPRQGAGVFVLEPPKAEPKPFQIVEIDKLSAIIEMLELRAAVEIGAAGLAATRRSPAQEEAILDAHEQFVALAHTGEPTTEADLTFHRVIAQASNNPRFVEFLDVMGQTAIPRATLKSSFEQMPGDYLVRIGEEHRQIAEAISNSDTKAAQDAMELHLRGSQRRYRAAFQSDLRHHDQ
- a CDS encoding NAD-dependent epimerase/dehydratase family protein; translation: MKRLLITGAAGGLGSVMRTKLAHLADTVRLSDVADMGTSASNEELVECDLSDEQAVNELVEGCDGIVHFGGVSIERPFRQIMAGNIHGVYNLYEAARAHGMPRIVFASSNHTIGFHTQDTHLQADCVTKPDSLYGVSKCFGESMASMYHSKFGQETAIVRIGSSFEKPTNHRMMATWFSYDDFTRLIERVFSVRKLGCPIIWGVSANDEHWWDNSQASFLGWVPKDNSEIFREEIEARNERPDADSSQSRWQGGHFCDEPIYKD
- a CDS encoding RbsD/FucU family protein, translated to MLKNIDPRLNADVLHALHLMGHGETVALVDTNFPADGVSRHTSYGKLLRLDNLTSAEAMETVLSVLPLDSPIQPSVGRMQVMGSPNEMPEVQREVQAVLRESEGEDGSLYDIERFAFYEEAKKAYCVIATGERRFYGCFLLTKGVIAPL
- a CDS encoding aldehyde dehydrogenase family protein, whose product is MNVAEYFDSMDYGPAPEDDAPARDWLNRHGGTFGHFIGGSFTKPKGETFETSEPATGAVLASIAQGDGSDVDKAVKEARKAQKSWAALTGHQRARHLYALARTIQRNARLLAVVESLDNGKPVRETRDIDVPLAARHFYHHAGWAQLMGSEFSDHQPVGVVGQVIPWNFPLLMLAWKIAPALAMGNTVVLKPAEFTPLTALLFAELSQVAGLPDGVLNIVTGDGKTGAALVEHDGIDKVAFTGSTEVGRHIRKVTAGSGKSLTLELGGKSPFIVFEDADLDAAVEGVVDAIWFNQGQVCCAGSRILVQEGVAETFLKRLRARMDYLRVGQPLDKSIDMAAIVAPVQLERIERMVAQGVEEGAKLHQPQIELPKGGCFFPPTLLSDVQPTATVATEEIFGPVVVSMTFRTPDEAVQLANHSRYGLSASVWSESINLSLEVAAKLEAGVVWVNGTNMLDAAVGFGGKRESGFGREGGREGCYDYLRPKAWAKNKPRATTTPTKPSASGFAPAAVDRTAKLFIGGKQARPDGNYSRPIYSPKGNVLAEVGEGNRKDIRNAVEAARKAASWPSRPGHSRAQIIYYIAENLSARSDEFAARLKDMTGSTAAAAKTEVELSIDRLFTYGAWADKFEGPIHQPPLRGVALAIPDPLGIVGIVCPPEAPLLGLISAVAPLIAMGNRVVVIPSTPHPLSATDFYQVLETSDVPAGVVNIVTGDAQSLAGTLAAHNDVDAVWAFGSAELSKLVEEKSAGNLKRTFVDYGRAIDWTDPTAAEGQLFLRRATEYKNVWIPYGE
- the deoC gene encoding deoxyribose-phosphate aldolase, with translation MDTSHQDNRDHTALTRQHGGDLTHRRNPGIPLDISEIEGIRVNLSAAERRVASLPGRRSVKKDAQAAWLLKAITCIDLTTLNGDDTAGRVKRLCAKAAHPLRADLLDALGMTDRHITTGAICVYHRFVATAAQALKGTGIPVAAVSTGFPAGLSPHDTKLREIEASVKDGADEIDIVITREHVLTGNWQALYDEMRDYRAACGDAHVKAILATGDLKTLRNVAKASMVCMMAGADFIKTSTGKEGVNATPVVTLIMLRAIRRYNELTGIRIGYKPAGGISTAKDVMLYQTLMKEELGRPWLEPDLFRIGASSLLADIERQLEHHITGAYSAHTRHPIG
- a CDS encoding DeoR/GlpR family DNA-binding transcription regulator translates to MTRGQVDRLDRLQQLLGQQKSLRLREAAELLGVSEMTIRRDLADHADRFTYLGGHILEAEVERLPYGLAEAARKNEVAKRAACAQCMPLLRGGETIFVDCGTTLVHLVDAVPPGLKLTVVCYALNVAERVVRNTSLSLILLGGKYQSASASFAALPGESSFQHLAINACFLSAAGLDDALGASCVGFHEAAWKIAAMKKSSRNYLVIDRSKLGQVHPAVFAQRDDFTTVITETGTYR